The following coding sequences are from one Candidatus Desulfofervidus auxilii window:
- a CDS encoding ABC transporter ATP-binding protein — protein sequence MIEIINLHKKFGKLEVLKGVNLILKKGEITAIIGRSGCGKTVLVKHIVGLLKPDKGKIIVDGEDITAINEKKLKYIRKKFGMLFQEGALFDSMTVAENIAFPLKEHTNLSEKEIKKIVKEKLALVGLKDIEKKMPNELSGGMKKRVALARAIALEPEIVIYDEPTTGLDPMTSVSIYELIQDMEKRLKITSIIITHDVPNVFAVANRIAVLHEGKIIACDTPENIVKSDKPEIQAFLKTQMKFKL from the coding sequence ATGATAGAAATTATAAATTTGCATAAAAAATTTGGTAAATTAGAGGTATTAAAAGGTGTGAATCTTATTTTAAAAAAAGGAGAAATTACAGCCATAATTGGCCGTAGCGGCTGTGGAAAAACAGTATTAGTAAAACATATTGTTGGTTTACTTAAACCAGATAAAGGAAAAATTATTGTTGATGGTGAGGATATTACGGCTATTAATGAAAAAAAACTAAAATATATTAGAAAAAAATTTGGAATGCTTTTTCAAGAAGGTGCTCTTTTTGACTCTATGACAGTTGCAGAAAATATTGCTTTTCCTTTAAAAGAACATACGAATTTGAGTGAAAAAGAAATAAAAAAAATTGTAAAAGAAAAATTGGCATTAGTTGGATTAAAAGATATAGAAAAGAAAATGCCTAATGAACTTTCAGGTGGAATGAAAAAAAGGGTAGCATTAGCACGAGCAATCGCCCTTGAGCCAGAAATTGTAATATATGATGAACCTACTACAGGACTTGATCCAATGACAAGTGTTTCTATTTATGAATTGATTCAGGATATGGAAAAAAGATTAAAAATTACAAGCATTATCATTACCCATGATGTCCCAAATGTGTTTGCTGTGGCTAATAGAATAGCTGTACTCCATGAAGGGAAAATCATTGCCTGTGATACACCTGAAAATATTGTAAAATCAGATAAACCTGAAATTCAAGCTTTTCTTAAAACTCAGATGAAATTTAAATTATGA